The Natrinema salaciae genome contains a region encoding:
- a CDS encoding GerW family sporulation protein — protein MNDGKGFTSVISRLQESATVESVYGRPIESNGKTIIPVTKIRYGFGGGYGTDSDGDEHREDADDEDRESTGAGMGGGVIATPTAIVEITDSETRVIPTGSNTRLAAVALVCLGLGYLVGRINPFGR, from the coding sequence ATGAACGACGGCAAAGGATTCACCTCGGTCATCAGCAGACTCCAGGAGAGCGCGACAGTGGAGTCCGTGTACGGTCGTCCCATCGAGAGCAACGGGAAAACGATTATTCCTGTCACGAAGATCAGGTACGGCTTCGGAGGCGGATACGGGACGGATTCCGACGGTGACGAGCACCGTGAAGATGCAGACGACGAAGATCGAGAGAGTACGGGCGCTGGGATGGGTGGCGGTGTCATCGCCACCCCGACTGCGATCGTCGAAATAACCGACTCCGAGACGCGGGTTATCCCGACCGGCAGCAACACGAGGCTCGCTGCCGTGGCTCTCGTCTGCCTCGGTCTCGGTTATCTAGTCGGACGAATAAATCCATTCGGCAGGTGA
- a CDS encoding CPBP family intramembrane glutamic endopeptidase: MTETAQLPVGNGRLAVGNPWVFFAATFAITWFFWLVAIALEVSFSSAAGLVLLLAGLVGPGIAGIGFVYLVYDERGRADFWDRLTQVRRIGVRWILVILLLPPAVTLVAAGVDLLFGGPGATWGEGVQEFGSNPLAILPALFFATLPPLLEEVGWRGYALDRLQLNWSALSASLILGVVWSMWHLPLFFVDGTYQHDVVGFGTMGFWFFTIGIVPLSVVFTWVYNHTSRSILGIILLHGWVNFVAETLEVTDSVYYIHWMLVAVLLTAIWGRKTLTAAADVPRPPLPTDR, translated from the coding sequence ATGACCGAGACAGCACAACTCCCGGTCGGCAATGGTCGTCTCGCCGTCGGCAATCCGTGGGTATTCTTTGCCGCGACGTTCGCCATCACGTGGTTCTTCTGGCTCGTGGCCATCGCCCTCGAGGTGAGTTTCAGCAGCGCCGCAGGACTCGTGTTGCTATTGGCGGGGCTCGTTGGCCCCGGAATCGCCGGTATCGGGTTCGTGTATCTCGTCTACGACGAGCGAGGGCGGGCGGACTTCTGGGACCGACTCACCCAGGTTCGGCGAATCGGTGTCCGGTGGATTCTCGTCATTCTTCTGCTCCCGCCGGCCGTGACGCTGGTCGCCGCGGGAGTCGATCTGCTGTTTGGTGGCCCAGGCGCAACGTGGGGCGAAGGGGTGCAGGAGTTCGGCAGTAATCCGCTTGCGATCCTCCCTGCGCTATTTTTCGCAACGCTCCCACCCCTCCTCGAGGAAGTAGGGTGGCGAGGCTACGCGTTGGACAGACTTCAGCTGAACTGGTCGGCACTGAGCGCCAGCTTGATTTTGGGAGTCGTCTGGTCGATGTGGCACCTCCCGCTGTTCTTCGTCGACGGGACGTATCAGCACGATGTCGTCGGGTTCGGTACGATGGGATTCTGGTTCTTCACGATCGGAATCGTTCCGCTCTCAGTGGTATTCACGTGGGTGTACAACCACACGTCGCGCAGCATCCTCGGCATCATCCTGTTGCACGGATGGGTCAATTTCGTCGCCGAAACGCTCGAGGTTACGGACAGCGTCTACTACATCCACTGGATGCTGGTAGCCGTTCTCCTGACGGCAATCTGGGGGAGGAAGACCCTGACAGCTGCTGCAGACGTGCCGCGACCACCGCTTCCGACCGACCGGTAG
- a CDS encoding DUF7511 domain-containing protein, with product MTETEAPVPDEAQIGATPLELFAADEDSWTAVPADATGNERVTKWLEIEADGLCDLEAWR from the coding sequence ATGACCGAGACCGAAGCCCCCGTTCCGGACGAGGCCCAGATCGGCGCGACGCCGCTCGAGTTGTTCGCCGCCGACGAGGATAGCTGGACGGCCGTCCCGGCTGATGCGACCGGAAACGAGCGGGTGACCAAGTGGCTCGAGATCGAGGCCGACGGGCTCTGCGATCTCGAGGCGTGGCGCTGA
- a CDS encoding geranylgeranylglycerol-phosphate geranylgeranyltransferase produces the protein MTVGETGRGLLELTRPVNVIAASALTFIGAFVAGGVTEAPIAVAAAVGATALAVGAGNAINDYFDREIDRINQPERAIPRGAVSPRGALAFSLLLFAGAVGLAITLPRPAIAIAGINLLALVAYTEVFKGLPGLGNALVAYLVGSTFLFGAAAIDGAEIGPAVVLFLLAAIATLTREIIKDVEDVEGDREEGLNTLPIAIGERRALAVAAFLLVVAVVASPIPFLRGHFGVSYLLIVAPADAVMLLAAYESFEDPTVGQSRLKYGMFLAALAFIVGRAALEFSSL, from the coding sequence ATGACAGTCGGGGAGACCGGTCGCGGGTTGCTCGAGTTGACGCGGCCGGTGAACGTGATCGCGGCGAGCGCGCTGACGTTCATCGGCGCGTTCGTCGCGGGCGGCGTGACCGAGGCGCCGATCGCGGTCGCCGCGGCGGTCGGGGCGACGGCGCTGGCGGTGGGTGCGGGGAACGCAATCAACGACTACTTCGATCGCGAGATCGACCGGATCAACCAGCCGGAGAGGGCGATTCCCCGGGGGGCGGTGAGCCCGCGCGGGGCGCTCGCGTTCAGCCTCCTCCTGTTCGCCGGCGCGGTCGGGCTCGCGATCACCCTGCCCCGGCCGGCGATTGCCATCGCAGGCATCAATCTCCTCGCGCTGGTCGCCTACACCGAGGTTTTCAAGGGACTCCCCGGGCTCGGGAACGCGCTCGTCGCCTACCTCGTGGGCAGCACGTTCCTCTTCGGGGCGGCGGCGATCGACGGGGCCGAGATCGGGCCGGCGGTCGTCCTCTTTCTCCTTGCAGCGATCGCGACCCTGACTCGAGAGATCATCAAGGACGTCGAGGACGTCGAGGGCGACCGCGAAGAGGGGCTGAACACGCTCCCGATCGCGATCGGGGAACGGCGGGCGCTGGCGGTCGCCGCATTCTTGCTCGTGGTGGCCGTCGTCGCGAGTCCCATCCCATTCCTCCGTGGACACTTCGGCGTGTCCTACCTGTTGATCGTGGCCCCCGCCGACGCCGTCATGCTCCTCGCCGCCTACGAGAGTTTCGAGGACCCGACCGTCGGACAGTCGCGGCTCAAGTACGGAATGTTCCTCGCCGCGCTGGCGTTTATCGTCGGGCGCGCCGCCCTCGAGTTTTCGAGCCTCTGA